The genomic interval TAGAAATCGGAACACAATTCGGGCTCCGCCTCGGAATGGCTGATTCTCTTCCTTCGTTTTCTgccagacgaagaaaaaaaatttttgGTCTGTTTGACAAGAAGGCGGGCAGCTGTGGCTAGTGCTTATCGATAGCGCGGTGGCGGTGCGATCTAGACTAAGCCAAAATTGCATGTACAATAACTTGTACAGGTCATAGGAGCCGGCCCTTCCTCGCATTGAAAACATTACACAGAGTAGCTCTCAAGCATGGTTAATATAGATCTTAAAGTTATATTACTGAGTTATCTATACGTAACCACCAGTACTACCATTGCCTAGTCCACTGATATAATGGCGCAGAAACAATCTCTCACGTGAAGATAGCCGATAAGCAACGATTTGCGCTTTTCACAGCCAAGGGCGATCCTTCAAGTCTCCACCATCAGATCTCTtcaaaagcaaagacaaaccaccacaacaACCCGGCTGGTTGATTTACTCCCTCAAAATGGCGTCGCCATTAATTCTACTCCCAGGCGACGAAGTTCCCTCTGAATATCTACCATCCAACAATTCCGCTCCCTTGAGACTCGGAGCAGGTCTTCGTCTCCTGTCGCAACCATCGTCGAATCCCCCCAGCCATGTCATAACTGCCACGCAACCCGGGCTCCTCTCAACAGATAACAAAAGAAATGCCGTCTCTATCCTCTCTACCCCAAACCGTCGCTACCTCCCGACACCCGGCGATCTCGTGATAGCGCAAATCCACCACTCCAGTCCGGATTACTTCCATTGCATGATTACACCGCAAGCGCCCCAGGCGCTGCTGGGACAGCTTTCATTTGAAGGtgcgacgaagaagacaCGGCCGATGTTGAAACAGGGTGATCTGGTTTATGCTCGTGTGTTGTCGACTGGTCTGGGCGCTGGCGCGGAGGTTGAGCTTACGTGTGTCAATCCGGCGACGGGACGGGCTGATGGAGGATTGGGTCCGTTGACTGGGGGTATGGTTTTTGATGTGTCGACAGGGTTGGCGGCTCGGTTGATAAAGGCGAGCTCCTCGTCGGCGGAGCAACAGGATGGTGTGGCAGGGttggtggtcttggatgAACTGGGcaagaagttggagaaggccGGTGGATTTGAGATCGCTGTGGGGAGGAATGGCAAGGTTTGGGTGGATTGTGCCAATGGAGGCGATTATGCTGTTAAGGCGACGGTCGCAATCGGGCGATGCCTGAGTACCATCGATGAGCATGAACTGAGCTCGACAGATCAGAGGAAACTGGTGACCAGGATATTACGAGAAATGAAGATAGAATCGTGACGTGTCTTTGTATGTTccatattatctttttattatacaACATCTCTTGTTGATGGTGTTATTCCTCAtgtactactagtagtttaCGACGCTGAGCGCAATCCCAAAGCATACCCAAAGGAATGTTTATATTAAACaaggaaaataaagagagaaggCTTGACCGCTAAATTTCTAAAGCTTGGGCGCGGAAAAGACCGCAACAGTTCGCCCCGTCTTGCTCTCAACTTTAGTGTGTCCCTCGGCcggaactttttttttttccctcttttttaattttttttctaattgACTCTGACTTTTTTTAAACATTGTTCCTGTCAATTTTAACTACATTCTTACCTCTGCCTACAACCTCCTTTCACCAGATCCAGGCGATCCATTTCCCCCCCTTCCTCCCACCCCATGGGTAACGGGTCTTCTAAAAAGGCCGAAGATGGCATCCGCGACCACACGCGTAAGTTTACCAGAGGATGCCGGCGCGAAAAGCTCAGACCCTTGAATGATACCTGACATTGGACCTCGATCGTAGAAGGAGACGGGTCAGATCTCACGCCAAGTCGCCCGAAAACTTtgaaagccaagaaaatggaaacatCGAAGGGGCAGTCCGACGATGCAGTTACGCCGAAACGAAAACGAAAAGCCAGCAAACATGGCAAGCCGGCTGTCGCGACATTATCACCCCCAGTCGAAGAGGAACCTAGACCTTCGAAGCGCAAGAAGCTCACTGACTCGCCTACGGATAACACTGAGGATGGTCGCAATACAGAGAAAGCATCTACCACCGTAACTGATAATTCCCCGGTGAAAGCTCAAGTCAATGGTAGCCCTTCGATCGAGACTTCGAATGACGCAACTATACAGCAGGGGACTGttaagaaaggaaagagaaagcaagTGGGGAAAGGGCTTACAGGCTTTTTCTCGCAAGACGAAGTTCAGGCGCTGGAAAACTTCAAGATTGAGTTCTGTAACTCCCATGGTCTTTCGTCGCATGCGTTTGATGCGATGGTTCAACACTCCGAACGAGAGAAGGGCATTGAATTCCCTTGTGATTCGTCTATTACCATGAAACCTGAGTTCTGGAAGACTATTTACAAGATTCTTCCTGACCGGGATAGGAGATCAGTGTACCGCTTCATGAGGCGACACTTCCAGAACTCTGACGTGAAGCCTCATCATTGGACTCACGAACAAGACGAAGAACTCATTCAGCTCGTTGCACGGTATGGCTTCAAATTTGCCCAGATAGCTAAAGAGTTAGGCCGGAGTGACGACGACGTTGTCCAAAGATGGAAGAACCGCTTGGAGCATAGGACTACGATGAACCGAGGCGCATggtcggaggaggaaattCGCTCGCTACAGAATGCCTTGCAGGCTGTATGGAAAAACTTGAAGGAAAAGGGCCATGACGTAGGCCGAGATATCTATGAGATGGACGAGACGCTCATATCCTGGGGACATATTAGcaataaactaaaaaattGTCGTTCCAGACAGCAATGTGCAGATAAATGGCGCAAGGCCAGGAAAAAGGTTCAGCAACTGCGCGACAAAGGGAACCCGGATGCTGTTTTTGACCCCGTCAAAGAgtccaagaagaacagaCGCAAGTCGCGGACGGGCACTCCTTCGTCCTCACAAACTCCACAGACCCTCCACAAAAGCGCTGAATACGTTCATTCAGATGATTCAGACGATGAAGCCGCGCACCAGGATGGAAAGACGGGGGAATCGGGCAAAGCATCTATAAAGGAATCCACCTCTAACGATAAATCCTCATCTCCCGACTCCGAATCAGAATCAACGGACGACTCACGCTCTGGTGATACGACTGAAGATGTGAAGTCTAACGCAAAGCGGAGCGAACGCCCCAAGATCAAAGACCAGTTACAAGCTACAGAGCCCAAGAAGAGCACAAAGACTACCcctcaaaagagaaaacaatcaacgtcatcatcctccgcATCAGATTCTGAAGGTAGCGACTCGAGCACAGGTTCCGATGTTCCCGCCCATCCACAAACATCGACGAACGGCATGTCGAAGACATCACCAGTGGCCCCAAAGAATAAGGACAAGGTCGAAAAGAGTTCATCTGAAGACGACTCAAGCGATTCATCCGATGACGGAAGTAGTGAAAGTGACGGGGAATCCGATGAGAGTGAAAGCGATGTAACCAGCTCCAGTGGCAACGAGAAAGGAAAGTCGCCGAAGAAGACTTCAAACAACATCAAGCAACAACCCAAGAAATCCTCGTCAGAAGAGTCTTCATCGGCGGATGAAAGTGAAAGCGACGATTCCGACTCGGCCGAATCAGAATCCGAGTCAACCCCAGCAGTGCCCAAGCCCAGCAAGTCTAAGAAAAAGAGCACGAAGGAAGCAGGCGCCATGAAACGACGCCGTGTAGCAGAACTCTCCTCAACCTCTACTTCGGCTCGTTCATCTGTTTCCCGCGATATAAAAATGGAGGTTACTAGCGACTAGCCATTGTCGGAGTCTATCGACAAAAGGACAGAAGAACGGGAAATCACAGTGTGAGGTATATGTATAAGGGATTTGCTGACGAATGATGAACAAACAAATGTTTGCACAAGTTTTGTCTAAGCGTTGGTGAAATGGATCATAATTGTGTTGTTGGGCGATGAAGTTCTtgctatttatttttctaaaaagttgtgttttcttttattcaTATACCCCATCATCCACATGTATAGTTCAGAACAAAGAATGACTTCGGACTCGAAAATGCATCTGCGATTCGTAAATGTGTAGATGTCCGTTTGAGCCGAGCAAGTTTCCGAGGCTTTCGATCCAAGCCTTGATACCTTAGCTTTGAAAGAATTGATCTATCGTCGACCTAGGCT from Aspergillus flavus chromosome 7, complete sequence carries:
- a CDS encoding putative exosome complex exonuclease Rrp40 (unnamed protein product) — encoded protein: MASPLILLPGDEVPSEYLPSNNSAPLRLGAGLRLLSQPSSNPPSHVITATQPGLLSTDNKRNAVSILSTPNRRYLPTPGDLVIAQIHHSSPDYFHCMITPQAPQALLGQLSFEGATKKTRPMLKQGDLVYARVLSTGLGAGAEVELTCVNPATGRADGGLGPLTGGMVFDVSTGLAARLIKASSSSAEQQDGVAGLVVLDELGKKLEKAGGFEIAVGRNGKVWVDCANGGDYAVKATVAIGRCLSTIDEHELSSTDQRKLVTRILREMKIES
- a CDS encoding MYB DNA-binding domain protein → MGNGSSKKAEDGIRDHTQGDGSDLTPSRPKTLKAKKMETSKGQSDDAVTPKRKRKASKHGKPAVATLSPPVEEEPRPSKRKKLTDSPTDNTEDGRNTEKASTTVTDNSPVKAQVNGSPSIETSNDATIQQGTVKKGKRKQVGKGLTGFFSQDEVQALENFKIEFCNSHGLSSHAFDAMVQHSEREKGIEFPCDSSITMKPEFWKTIYKILPDRDRRSVYRFMRRHFQNSDVKPHHWTHEQDEELIQLVARYGFKFAQIAKELGRSDDDVVQRWKNRLEHRTTMNRGAWSEEEIRSLQNALQAVWKNLKEKGHDVGRDIYEMDETLISWGHISNKLKNCRSRQQCADKWRKARKKVQQLRDKGNPDAVFDPVKESKKNRRKSRTGTPSSSQTPQTLHKSAEYVHSDDSDDEAAHQDGKTGESGKASIKESTSNDKSSSPDSESESTDDSRSGDTTEDVKSNAKRSERPKIKDQLQATEPKKSTKTTPQKRKQSTSSSSASDSEGSDSSTGSDVPAHPQTSTNGMSKTSPVAPKNKDKVEKSSSEDDSSDSSDDGSSESDGESDESESDVTSSSGNEKGKSPKKTSNNIKQQPKKSSSEESSSADESESDDSDSAESESESTPAVPKPSKSKKKSTKEAGAMKRRRVAELSSTSTSARSSVSRDIKMEVTSD